The DNA region GGCTTCACGCTCAGCCCGCTTTCGGTGCATTCGGGTTCGGCGAAGCCCGGCCAGCCCGTCGAGCCGATGGCGACCGGCAATCGCTGCGCCATCTTTCCGCATAATTACATCGAGGTCCTGGGCATCGTGAATCCGGGACGCCTCGACTGGAGCTGGGGCGATTTCATCAAACGCTTCCAGGGCGGCCACATCATCTGCTTCGGCTGCCAGGACGCGGCCATCGTCGACCGGCGGGTTGCCGGCCATGGCATCAAGACCTCCGGCGTGATTGCCTTGCAGCGTGACATCGACACGCTAGAAGGCCTGCGCACCGCACGCTTCGACTGTGTGCATTTCGATCGCGGCGTCACACCCGAGGGCCTGATCCAGGCGGCGCGCCATCGCAATCCCGAATATGTCCACCAGGAACGCTATCTCGGTCATCGGAACGGCGTGAGGGCGCTCGCCGATGTGGTGTTGTCCGTGACCGATCCGGAGGCGGTGGCGCGCCGATTCGAAAAACTCACGGGCCAGGAGGCTCAGGGAGGTCTTGCGCAGGGGCGCGGCTTCGTCATCGATCTGCCGAAGGTCTCGCGCCTGATCTTCCTCCACCCCGAGGACATCGCCGCGATACTCCCCGGCACCTTGTTCTCGCCGCCGCCCTCGATCGCCGCGATGGGCTTTTCGGTCGAGGATCCGGCACGGACCGAGGAGCTGCTCCATGGCGGGGGATTCGCTGTGTCGCGATCGGAAGGACGAGTGATCGTGCCGGCCGAGCAGGCGCTCGGCGTCGTGCATTATTTCGTGCAGGAGGAAAGCCGCGTTTGACGACCCCGACCGCGCTGCCGCGACGGGCGCTCGCCACTTCGCCCGATCTCGCCATTCGGCCCGATCAGGATCGCGCGAGATCCCGCGCCTTGTTGGGCGGGAAGCCGTAGCGTGCCTTGAAGCAGCGGCTGAAATGCGGGCTGTCATTGAAGCCGTGCTGGAATGCGATGTCGGTCACCGAGAGATGCCTCAGCCGCGCATTGACGAGGTCCGCATAGGCGCGGCGCATGCGTTCCTCGCGCACGAAGCCTCCGACCGTGATGCCGCTCGCCGAGAACACCGTATGCAGATAGCGCTTCGATATGCGGTGGGCGGCGGCGATGCCTTCGACATCGAGATCGGGATCGCACAGATGATGGCGGATATAGGCCCTGATCCGCGACAGAAGGGCGGCTGAGGAGGCCGGGCCCTTGAGGTTGGCGAGGTCCTTCTCGCCGGTCTCGTCTTCCGCCCCTGCCAGCAGCGCCGCCGCCAGGAGATCGAGGCAGATCGCCGCGGCGTTGTGTTGGCTCGCCTCGTCGAGATAGGGCGCTTCCGCGAACAGGCTCTCCAGATATTTCGAGGCGATGCGGGCGATGCCGCGTTCGGACGAGACGCTGCGGCGCAGATAGCGGCCGCCATCGCCCAGCCTTTGCTCGAGATGCAGCCTCGGCACCGAGACCAGCAGCCGCACCGTCGGCTCGTGGAACTGCGCCTCATAGGGCAGCGCCTTGTCCAGCATGGCGAGCGTGCCGGCGCGCAGCGGAACTTCCGCGTCCGGATAGCGGATGCAGCCTTCGCCCTCCCGGTGCAGCGTCACGATATATTGCGTCCTCGGATCGCTCGCGATGCATTTCGAGGAGCGCTGCAGCGTCACGGCATCGGAGCGGATCTGCACGAGTTGCAGCGGCCCGACTTTCTGCTCCGTGATCTCGTAGCTGAACTCGGAATTGCGGCGCGGCGCCATCTCGACGCGCGCGATGCGGGCCTCGACCACCCGCCTGTATCCCAGGAACTGCCCGGGACCACCCGCCTGAATCCCAGGAACTGCCCGCGACGTGAAGTTCGTATCCACCAGCACCCACTTTCAGGAAGCTCGTCTCGAGCGAGCCGCCGATCCGAAGCTACGCTCCAGTGCAACCCATAATACGCTGACGCGCAAGCCGCCTTGATGCCGGTGGGCTAGCAATGGGACGGCGCAGCGCTGCGCCCGGCGTGATTGTCGCCCGGCGCAGAGACGGCTCGCGAGCCTGAGTCCACAGGAGGAAGACATGACCGGATCCGGAGCGACGATCCTCGCCCTTGCGGCGGGGCTATCCTTCTCGCTTGGTCTCTCAGGCGCGGACGCACAAGAACCGATCAGGACACAAGATTCGATCAAGATCGGTGTCGTGGGGCCGAATAGCGGACCTTATGCGGTGATCGGCGAGGAGGTTCGCAACGGCTTCGACCTCTATCTGTCGCAGATCGGCGGGATGGCCGGCAATCGCAAAGTCGAGATCCTCTACGAGGACACCCAGGCCAAACCCGATGTCGGCCTCACCAAGGTGCAGAAGCTCGTCGAGCGCGACGGCGTGTCCTTCCTCGGTGGCGTCGTTTCCTCGAGCGTCGCCTATGCGATCCGCGACTACGTCGTCGCGAAGAACGTGCCGCTGGTCGTGACGGTGGCGAGCGCCGACGGGCTGACGCAGCAGCAGGCGGCCCCGAACATCTTCCGCACCAACAGCTCCGGCAGCCAGATGAGCCATCCGCTCGGCAAATGGCTCCATGACAGCGCCGGCTACAAGACGCTGATCATGATCGCCCCGAATTACGCCATGGGCTATGAGCAGACGGGCGGCTTCGCGCGCACCTTCGTCGAAGCCGGCGGCAAGATCGTCAAGACCGTCTATCCGCCGCTCGGAACCCCGGATTTCGGCCCCTTCCTCACCTCCCTCGATCTCGGCTCGGCGGATGCGATCGCGGCCGTGTTCGCCGGCTCCGACGCCATCAAATTCGTCAAGCAATATGCGGAATACGGGCTCAAGGGGCAAAAGCCGCTGGTGAGCACCATTCTGCTCACCGACGACCTGATCCTGCAGCAGCAAGGCGATGCCGCGCTCGGCACGGTCGTCGCCTCGCATTATTCATCGGCGCTCGAAACGCCCGAGAACAAGGCCTTCGTCGAGGCCTATCGCAAGACCTATAAAAGGCCGCCGACCCTCTATTCGGAGGCGTCCTATGTCGGGGCACGAATCATCTGCGACGCGATCGCCGCGCTCAAGGGCGACGTCTCGAACATCGCCGCCGTGACCGCGGCGATGCGCAAGGCCGATTTCGCCGCGCCTCGGGGCCATTTCCGCTTCGATGCCTATAACAGCCCGATCCACAACGTCTATGTGTTCAAGGTCGAGAAGGAGGGCGGCTCCCTCATCAACAAGCCGATCGCCGAGTTCAAGGATGTCTCGCAATTCTGGACCTATGATCCGAAGGAATACATGGCGAAGCCGACCTATTCCGACCTCGCCAATGGCTGGGTCAAGTGAGCCTGCTCAAGCGGAGCCTCTTGGCGTGAGGTGCGGGTTCCCCAGCAAGAGCCAGGCGGGGCGGAGCATCTCATGACCTTCTGGTTGATCCAGATCCTCAACGGGCTGTCCTACGGGATGGTGCTGTTCCTGCTCTCCTCCGGCCTGTCGGTGATCTTCGGGCTGATGCGCTTCATCAATCTCGCGCATGGCTCCTTCTACCTGCTCGGCGGCTATATCGGCCTGACGCTCATCGACGCCACGGGCAGTTTCTGGCTGGCTCTCCTGGCGGCGCCGCTTGCGGTCGGCCTGTTGAGCATCGCGCTGCAGCGCTTCCTGCTGCAGCGCGTCCAGAAGAACGAGCTCGCCCAGGTTCTGCTCACCTTCGGGGTTCTCCTGATCGTCTCGGATCTCGCCTTGTGGATCTGGGGCGGGCTGCCGCAGACCCTGCCGAGACCGGCATTCCTCGAGGGCGCCATTCGTCTTGGCCCGATGATGTTCCCGAGCTATCGGCTCGCCCTGATCGGGACCGGAATCGTGGTCGCCATCCTGATCTGGCTGTTCCTCGAGCGCACCAGGCTCGGCGCCATCGTGCGCGCCGGCGTCGATGACGAAGAGATGGTGCGCGGCATCGGCATCGACATCGCCAAGATATTCACCAGCGTGTTCATGGTCGGCGCCATGCTGTCGGCGCTCGCCGGCATGCTCGGCGGGGCGATGCTCGGCATCTATCCGGGCGCCGATTTCAACGCCATGCTGCTCGCCTTCGCGGTCGTGGTCATCGGCGGCCTCGGCAGCTTGCTCGGCGCTTTCATCGGCAGCCTGTTCATCGGCCTCATCGACACGTTCGGCAAGGCGCTCGCGCCCGACTATGCGATGTTCACCGTCTTCGTGCCGATGGTGATCATGCTCGCCCTGCGCCCGACCGGCCTGTTCGGGCGCGCATGAAGGCGATGACGAGATCGAACCCCTCCCAGCGGGGATGGCTCGCCGGGTGCGCCGGGCTGGCGCTTGCGGCCTTGGCGGGCGCGGCGCTGCCGTCTTATTACGCCTCGCTTCTCATCGATGGCTTCGCCTTCGCGATCTTCGCGATGAGCCTCAACCTGCTGATGGGCTATGCGGGCCTGGCCTCGCTCGGGCACGCGGCCTATTTCGCGGCGGGAGCTTACGCGGCAGGCCTCGTCTCGCTGCATCTGAGCCAGGATTTCTGGGTCGGCATGCTGGCCGGCATCGCGGCAGGCGCGTTCACCGGCGCGTTCTTCGGCCTCCTCGCCTTGCGCACCACCGGCGTCTAT from Rhizobiales bacterium GAS188 includes:
- a CDS encoding Glyoxalase-like domain-containing protein, with translation MKREIANGDIDSVNHVGVAVRDMDEASLVYEALGFTLSPLSVHSGSAKPGQPVEPMATGNRCAIFPHNYIEVLGIVNPGRLDWSWGDFIKRFQGGHIICFGCQDAAIVDRRVAGHGIKTSGVIALQRDIDTLEGLRTARFDCVHFDRGVTPEGLIQAARHRNPEYVHQERYLGHRNGVRALADVVLSVTDPEAVARRFEKLTGQEAQGGLAQGRGFVIDLPKVSRLIFLHPEDIAAILPGTLFSPPPSIAAMGFSVEDPARTEELLHGGGFAVSRSEGRVIVPAEQALGVVHYFVQEESRV
- a CDS encoding transcriptional regulator, AraC family, giving the protein MVEARIARVEMAPRRNSEFSYEITEQKVGPLQLVQIRSDAVTLQRSSKCIASDPRTQYIVTLHREGEGCIRYPDAEVPLRAGTLAMLDKALPYEAQFHEPTVRLLVSVPRLHLEQRLGDGGRYLRRSVSSERGIARIASKYLESLFAEAPYLDEASQHNAAAICLDLLAAALLAGAEDETGEKDLANLKGPASSAALLSRIRAYIRHHLCDPDLDVEGIAAAHRISKRYLHTVFSASGITVGGFVREERMRRAYADLVNARLRHLSVTDIAFQHGFNDSPHFSRCFKARYGFPPNKARDLARS
- a CDS encoding branched-chain amino acid transport system substrate-binding protein; protein product: MTGSGATILALAAGLSFSLGLSGADAQEPIRTQDSIKIGVVGPNSGPYAVIGEEVRNGFDLYLSQIGGMAGNRKVEILYEDTQAKPDVGLTKVQKLVERDGVSFLGGVVSSSVAYAIRDYVVAKNVPLVVTVASADGLTQQQAAPNIFRTNSSGSQMSHPLGKWLHDSAGYKTLIMIAPNYAMGYEQTGGFARTFVEAGGKIVKTVYPPLGTPDFGPFLTSLDLGSADAIAAVFAGSDAIKFVKQYAEYGLKGQKPLVSTILLTDDLILQQQGDAALGTVVASHYSSALETPENKAFVEAYRKTYKRPPTLYSEASYVGARIICDAIAALKGDVSNIAAVTAAMRKADFAAPRGHFRFDAYNSPIHNVYVFKVEKEGGSLINKPIAEFKDVSQFWTYDPKEYMAKPTYSDLANGWVK
- a CDS encoding amino acid/amide ABC transporter membrane protein 1, HAAT family — its product is MTFWLIQILNGLSYGMVLFLLSSGLSVIFGLMRFINLAHGSFYLLGGYIGLTLIDATGSFWLALLAAPLAVGLLSIALQRFLLQRVQKNELAQVLLTFGVLLIVSDLALWIWGGLPQTLPRPAFLEGAIRLGPMMFPSYRLALIGTGIVVAILIWLFLERTRLGAIVRAGVDDEEMVRGIGIDIAKIFTSVFMVGAMLSALAGMLGGAMLGIYPGADFNAMLLAFAVVVIGGLGSLLGAFIGSLFIGLIDTFGKALAPDYAMFTVFVPMVIMLALRPTGLFGRA